In one Bactrocera tryoni isolate S06 chromosome 5, CSIRO_BtryS06_freeze2, whole genome shotgun sequence genomic region, the following are encoded:
- the LOC120777037 gene encoding uncharacterized protein LOC120777037 yields MQRVTTTVNAALCHAPEKTTTPSTHAKRKMNEHQQQIPKLQKRQQRLQRKYLQFSLGEMSNIQFRIVVMPQRLQMRLLLPPIACLAPLSFVVLLLVAMPPVCQAVGYSYTRFSGPVTGPEQKIVVHDGLVGSGVGVGGGGGGGARVDFIAKPAYEFAYGVEDAQARLLQNRQETRDGDAVWGSYSVVDPDGNLRVVKYTADHENGFQAEVTSNGLGTTVHGQQPVSYAPLQNPSPTTPPPLRYFPFVVQHPVTQNNDPVYYEDEQDGETEDYVEKKEHKGKRGDAHDDEDEYEGQGDADEGDDEHDEHEEYDADEHSLEEDGEDY; encoded by the exons ATGCAAAGAGTGACGACGACTGTCAACGCCGCACTGTGCCACGCACCAGAAAAGACGACAACGCCATCGACGCATGCTAAGAGGAAGATGAACGAACATCAACAGCAAATACCGAAGTTACAGAAGCGACAGCAAAGATTGcaacgaaaatatttacaattttcgctTGGCGAAATGTCGAATATCCAGTTCCGCATTGTTGTGATGCCACAACGTCTACAGATGCGTCTACTATTACCGCCAATTGCGTGTCTCGCACCGCTGTCATTTGTAGTGTTGTTGCTGGTGGCGATGCCACCTGTTTGTCAGGCAGTAGGTTACTCATATACGCGTTTTTCTGGTCCAGTCACTGGACCGGAGCAGAAGATAGTCGTGCATGATGGGCTGGTGGGAAGCGGCGTCGGTGTtggcggcggtggtggtggtggagcGCGTGTGGACTTCATTGCCAAACCGGCCTACGAATTTGCCTACGGCGTAGAGGATGCTCAGGCGCGTCTATTGCAGAATCGTCAAGAGACGCGCGATGGCGATGCGGTGTGGGGTTCGTACAG CGTTGTCGATCCAGATGGCAACTTGCGTGTGGTCAAATATACGGCTGATCACGAAAACGGGTTTCAGGCCGAGGTTACGTCGAACGGCCTTGGCACAACGGTCCACGGTCAGCAGCCAGTGTCGTATGCGCCTTTACAAAATCCCTCACCGACGACTCCTCCGCCGTTACGTTACTTTCCGTTTGTGGTGCAGCATCCCGTTACGCAAAATAATGACCCTGTTTACTATGAGGATGAGCAGGATGGCGAAACGGAGGATTATGTTGAGAAAAAAGAGCATAAGGGAAAGCGCGGTGATGCGCATGATGATGAGGATGAGTATGAGGGCCAAGGTGATGCAGACGAAGGAGACGATGAACATGATGAACACGAGGAATATGATGCTGATGAGCATTCTTTAGAGGAAGATGGTGAagattattaa